The Microcaecilia unicolor chromosome 13, aMicUni1.1, whole genome shotgun sequence genome has a window encoding:
- the LOC115456884 gene encoding uncharacterized protein LOC115456884, with amino-acid sequence MVSGCETNILELKQSRFASDQQKLGNRGNSSTQVEETSSQKQSASSQRQEVDKQKNMSGRGQKLEEGKNVRETGSEEPQPVAGTEGASKAGPSFQETSTRVRAVGFTFQEDEMLFQGIIENYSALYGKESLSLSRATKNNIWKEIATRVSNVGVSPRNVEQCRRRYYVLCCKLNKKMTMMDQHRKGTKKGQPCPVTLSKMERRFQDIMCTVAVEGLPKYLDTYDVAPPGFQSQLPASDTKDIPEDAMEVFEGWAAEDLQASPSCLKGRADPATHFERLLPDVDLKSPPSSSVAVLSTPTLGPMKSQKPELR; translated from the exons ATGGTGAGTGGGTGTGAGACAAATATATTAGAGTTGAAACAGTCTCGGTTTGCTAGTGACCAGCAGAAGTTGGGGAATAGGGGTAATAGCAGCACGCAAGTGGAGGAGACAAGTAGCCAGAAGCAGAGTGCAAGTAGCCAGAGGCAGGAGGTAGATAAACAGAAAAATATGTCCGGAAGGGGCCAGAAATTAGAGGAGGGGAAAAATGTGAGGGAAACAGGGAGTGAGGAGCCTCAGCCAGTGGCCGGCACGGAAGGAGCATCAAAGGCTGGCCCTAGCTTTCAGGAGACCAGTACACGTGTTCGTGCAGTAGGCTTTACATTCCAGGAGGATGAGATGCTGTTCCAGGGAATAATAGAAAACTACAGTGCCCTTTATGGGAAGGAATCCTTGAGTTTATCCAGAGCAACAAAAAACAATATCTGGAAAGAAATTGCAACACGGGTCAGTAACGTGGGAGTTTCTCCTCGAAACGTTGAACAGTGCAGGCGCAGGTACTATGTTCTTTGCTGCAAGCTAAATAAGAAAATGACCATGATGGACCAGCACCGTAAAGGAACTAAAAAAGGACAGCCGTGTCCCGTCACACTTTCCAAGATGGAGCGACGGTTCCAAGATATCATGTGCACCGTGGCTGTTGAAGGTCTGCCTAAGTACCTGGACACTTACGATGTAGCACCGCCAG GGTTCCAGTCACAGCTACCTGCCTCGGACACCAAGGATATCCCCGAGGACGCCATGGAAGTGTTTGAGGGATGGGCTGCTGAAGATCTACAGGCTTCCCCCAGCTGTCTCAAGGGCCGAGCAGATCCTGCTACCCACTTTGAAAGGTTGTTGCCAGATGTTGACCTTAAGTCACCGCCTTCCTCATCTGTCGCAGTTCTGTCAACCCCCACACTTGGCCCTATGAAGTCCCAAAAACCTGAGCTACGGTGA